The Thunnus albacares chromosome 21, fThuAlb1.1, whole genome shotgun sequence genome window below encodes:
- the actr3b gene encoding actin-related protein 3B isoform X1, protein MSLQLPPCVIDCGTGIRQMEDVSSSRSVVSLCSILVGASECGTAGGSGTGAARCVDCQAGKNRQYTKIGYAGNTEPQFIMPSCIAIKESASVGEQAQRRLVRGVDDLDFYIGDEAVDKPNYATKWPIRHGMVEDWDLMEKFMEQVIFKYLRAEPEDHSFLMTEPPLNTPENREYLAEIMFETFNIPGLYIAVQAVLALAASWTSRQVGQRTLTGIVIDSGDGVTHAIPVAEGYVIGSCIKHIPIAGRDITFFIQQLLRDREVGIPPEQSLETAKAVKERYCYICPDIVKEFTKYDSDPGKWIKQYRGVNAVSKNAFHIDVGYERFLGPEIFFHPEFANPDFMQPISDVVDEVIQSCPIDVRRPLYKNIVLSGGSTMFRDFGRRLQRDLKRVVDARLKLSEELSGGRIKPKPMEVQVVTHHMQRYAVWFGGSMLASTPEFLQVCHSKKDYDEIGPSICRHNPVFGIMS, encoded by the exons ATGTCCCTGCAGCTCCCTCCGTGCGTGATAGACTGCGGGACCGG TATCAGACAGATGGAGgatgtcagcagcagcagatctgTGGTCAGTCTGTGCTCTATTCTGGTCGGAGCGTCTGAATGTGGGACAGCTGGAGGAAGTGGAACAGGAGCTGCACGCTGCGTTGACTGTCAGGCAGGAaaaaacagaca GTACACAAAGATCGGCTATGCTGGAAACACAGAGCCACAGTTCATCATGCCCTCCT GCATCGCCATCAAGGAGTCGGCCAGCGTGGGAGAACAGGCTCAGAGGAGGCTCGTACGAGGAGTCGACGACCTGGACTTCTACATCGGAGACGAAGCTGTAGACAAACCCAACTATGCAACCAAG tggcCCATCCGTCATGGGATGGTAGAGGACTGGGATCTGATGGAGAAGTTCATGGAGCAGGTCATCTTCAAATACCTTCGAGCTGAGCCTGAAGACCACAGCTTCCTCATG ACGGAGCCTCCTCTCAACACTCCGGAGAACAGAGAGTACCTGGCTGAGATCATGTTTGAGACCTTCAACATACCTGGACTCTACATTGCAGTGCAG GCGGTGTTGGCGTTGGCGGCGTCCTGGACGTCTCGGCAGGTCGGACAGAGAACTCTGACCGGCATCGTGATCGACAGTGGAGACGGAGTCACACACGCCATCCCTGtg GCTGAGGGCTACGTGATTGGCAGCTGTATAAAGCACATCCCCATTGCAGGGCGGGACATCACCTTCTTCATCCAGCAGCTGCTCAGAGACCGAGAGGTGGGGATTCCTCCAGAGCAGTCGCTGGAGACTGCCAAGGCTGTCAAG gagcgGTACTGCTACATCTGTCCAGACATCGTGAAGGAGTTCACAAAGTACGACTCTGACCCAGGGAAATGGATCAAACAGTACCGTGGAGTCAACGCCGTCAGTAAGAACGCCTTTCACATCGACGTCGGCTACGAGCGCTTCCTTGGCCCCGAGATCTTCTTCCACCCTGAG tttgctAACCCAGACTTCATGCAGCCCATCTCTGATGTTGTTGATGAGGTCATCCAGAGCTGTCCAATCGACGTCAGGAGGCCGCTCTACAAG aacaTCGTGCTCTCTGGGGGATCCACCATGTTCAGAGACTTTGGACGGCGGCTGCAGAGAGACCTGAAGAGAGTCGTGGACGCTCGACTGAAACTGAGTGAAGAGCTCAGTGGAGGACGGATaaag CCAAAGCCGATGGAGGTTCAGGTTGTTACACATCACATGCAGCGATACGCCGTCTGGTTTGGAGGCTCCATGCTGGCGTCCACG CCGGAGTTTTTACAGGTGTGTCACTCTAAGAAGGACTACGATGAGATCGGCCCCAGCATCTGTCGACACAACCCTGTGTTTGGCATCATGTCCTGA
- the actr3b gene encoding actin-related protein 3B isoform X2 produces the protein MSLQLPPCVIDCGTGYTKIGYAGNTEPQFIMPSCIAIKESASVGEQAQRRLVRGVDDLDFYIGDEAVDKPNYATKWPIRHGMVEDWDLMEKFMEQVIFKYLRAEPEDHSFLMTEPPLNTPENREYLAEIMFETFNIPGLYIAVQAVLALAASWTSRQVGQRTLTGIVIDSGDGVTHAIPVAEGYVIGSCIKHIPIAGRDITFFIQQLLRDREVGIPPEQSLETAKAVKERYCYICPDIVKEFTKYDSDPGKWIKQYRGVNAVSKNAFHIDVGYERFLGPEIFFHPEFANPDFMQPISDVVDEVIQSCPIDVRRPLYKNIVLSGGSTMFRDFGRRLQRDLKRVVDARLKLSEELSGGRIKPKPMEVQVVTHHMQRYAVWFGGSMLASTPEFLQVCHSKKDYDEIGPSICRHNPVFGIMS, from the exons ATGTCCCTGCAGCTCCCTCCGTGCGTGATAGACTGCGGGACCGG GTACACAAAGATCGGCTATGCTGGAAACACAGAGCCACAGTTCATCATGCCCTCCT GCATCGCCATCAAGGAGTCGGCCAGCGTGGGAGAACAGGCTCAGAGGAGGCTCGTACGAGGAGTCGACGACCTGGACTTCTACATCGGAGACGAAGCTGTAGACAAACCCAACTATGCAACCAAG tggcCCATCCGTCATGGGATGGTAGAGGACTGGGATCTGATGGAGAAGTTCATGGAGCAGGTCATCTTCAAATACCTTCGAGCTGAGCCTGAAGACCACAGCTTCCTCATG ACGGAGCCTCCTCTCAACACTCCGGAGAACAGAGAGTACCTGGCTGAGATCATGTTTGAGACCTTCAACATACCTGGACTCTACATTGCAGTGCAG GCGGTGTTGGCGTTGGCGGCGTCCTGGACGTCTCGGCAGGTCGGACAGAGAACTCTGACCGGCATCGTGATCGACAGTGGAGACGGAGTCACACACGCCATCCCTGtg GCTGAGGGCTACGTGATTGGCAGCTGTATAAAGCACATCCCCATTGCAGGGCGGGACATCACCTTCTTCATCCAGCAGCTGCTCAGAGACCGAGAGGTGGGGATTCCTCCAGAGCAGTCGCTGGAGACTGCCAAGGCTGTCAAG gagcgGTACTGCTACATCTGTCCAGACATCGTGAAGGAGTTCACAAAGTACGACTCTGACCCAGGGAAATGGATCAAACAGTACCGTGGAGTCAACGCCGTCAGTAAGAACGCCTTTCACATCGACGTCGGCTACGAGCGCTTCCTTGGCCCCGAGATCTTCTTCCACCCTGAG tttgctAACCCAGACTTCATGCAGCCCATCTCTGATGTTGTTGATGAGGTCATCCAGAGCTGTCCAATCGACGTCAGGAGGCCGCTCTACAAG aacaTCGTGCTCTCTGGGGGATCCACCATGTTCAGAGACTTTGGACGGCGGCTGCAGAGAGACCTGAAGAGAGTCGTGGACGCTCGACTGAAACTGAGTGAAGAGCTCAGTGGAGGACGGATaaag CCAAAGCCGATGGAGGTTCAGGTTGTTACACATCACATGCAGCGATACGCCGTCTGGTTTGGAGGCTCCATGCTGGCGTCCACG CCGGAGTTTTTACAGGTGTGTCACTCTAAGAAGGACTACGATGAGATCGGCCCCAGCATCTGTCGACACAACCCTGTGTTTGGCATCATGTCCTGA